A single genomic interval of Prochlorococcus marinus XMU1406 harbors:
- a CDS encoding resolvase — translation MENIDSNISSEEELVGIDEVQKFLNRSRASVYRYTNTDLRNLNPSFNPRKLNPEFRTDQKDPLKFHPNEVARFAKDILRIKEVTVEVFNTPSSAAQNILVQILDELKSIRSLLEKSN, via the coding sequence ATGGAAAATATAGATTCCAATATTTCTAGCGAAGAGGAATTAGTAGGTATTGATGAAGTTCAAAAATTCCTAAACAGATCAAGAGCTTCTGTCTATAGGTATACAAATACAGATTTAAGAAATCTAAACCCAAGCTTTAATCCAAGAAAATTAAATCCCGAATTTAGAACTGATCAAAAAGATCCTTTAAAATTCCATCCTAATGAAGTAGCAAGATTTGCAAAAGATATTTTAAGAATTAAGGAAGTTACTGTAGAGGTCTTTAATACGCCTTCTTCGGCTGCTCAAAATATACTAGTACAAATATTAGACGAACTAAAATCTATTAGGTCTTTGCTAGAAAAGAGCAATTAA
- a CDS encoding inorganic diphosphatase: protein MDLSSIPPSPMKGIVNIVVEIPAGSRNKYEYCSDAGIMALDRVLHSSVRYPFDYGFIPNTLADDGAPLDAMVIMDEPTFAGCLIKARPIGVLDMHDCGAYDGKLLCVPMANPRQANIVSINQIAPNQLEDVAEFFRTSKGLDGRTIQINGWRDFDVVENLLKSCIPLKKKKFKVLKKSNISKLN, encoded by the coding sequence ATGGACCTTAGTTCAATACCTCCATCTCCAATGAAGGGAATAGTAAATATTGTTGTTGAAATACCTGCAGGTAGTAGGAATAAATATGAATATTGCTCTGATGCAGGAATAATGGCCTTAGACAGAGTTTTGCATTCTTCAGTGAGGTATCCTTTTGATTATGGTTTTATCCCAAATACTCTTGCTGATGATGGAGCTCCTCTTGATGCAATGGTGATAATGGATGAGCCTACTTTTGCTGGTTGTCTAATTAAGGCTAGACCTATTGGAGTTTTGGATATGCATGATTGTGGTGCATATGATGGAAAACTTTTATGTGTGCCTATGGCTAACCCTAGGCAGGCTAATATAGTGAGTATTAATCAAATTGCTCCTAATCAGCTTGAGGATGTTGCTGAATTTTTTAGAACTAGTAAAGGACTTGATGGAAGAACAATTCAAATTAATGGTTGGAGAGATTTTGATGTGGTTGAAAATTTATTGAAAAGTTGTATACCCCTAAAAAAGAAAAAATTTAAAGTACTCAAGAAGTCAAATATTAGTAAATTAAATTGA
- a CDS encoding Spx/MgsR family RNA polymerase-binding regulatory protein produces the protein MKKIIFYSYLKCSTCRKASKWLESKDFEFQLIDIVKKPPLVNYLNLALEEYSYDKKRIFNTRGKAFKNLNHDIDYLSREEIIQLLLSDGKLIKRPFLIYEGKKVILGFNEIEYAKKLI, from the coding sequence TTGAAAAAAATAATTTTTTATAGTTATTTAAAATGCTCTACATGCCGCAAAGCTTCAAAGTGGCTTGAAAGCAAAGATTTCGAATTCCAATTAATTGATATTGTAAAAAAACCACCACTTGTTAATTATTTAAATCTAGCCTTAGAAGAATACTCTTATGATAAGAAAAGGATTTTTAATACAAGGGGTAAAGCCTTTAAAAATCTTAATCATGATATTGATTATTTATCAAGGGAAGAAATTATTCAACTCCTTTTAAGTGACGGCAAATTAATAAAAAGACCATTTTTGATTTACGAAGGGAAAAAAGTAATATTAGGTTTTAACGAAATTGAATATGCCAAAAAACTTATATAA
- the lepB gene encoding signal peptidase I — protein MSTSIKSFLKEWGLLILLTFFVSSCRSFLAEPRYIPSGSMLPELKINDRLIIEKFSLRNSLPKRGDIVVFNSPYSFDKKLISSRSKPLPKKSYCFFMSFPPISFIPGLRDQACDAYIKRVVALPGEIVSVNTKGELIINNKLISEPYLSYKCSLSLFNNCGKFENIRVPEDHFLVLGDNRANSWDGRYWPGSKFLHKKEIIGRAYFRFWPLSQVGFFNK, from the coding sequence ATGTCTACTTCTATTAAAAGTTTTTTAAAAGAATGGGGTCTACTAATTCTATTAACTTTTTTTGTTTCTTCTTGTAGATCATTTCTCGCAGAACCACGTTATATCCCTTCTGGTTCCATGCTCCCAGAATTGAAAATAAATGATAGGTTAATTATTGAAAAATTTTCGTTAAGAAACTCTTTACCAAAAAGAGGAGATATTGTTGTTTTTAACTCACCTTACTCCTTCGACAAAAAATTAATTTCATCAAGATCTAAGCCTTTACCAAAAAAAAGTTATTGTTTTTTTATGAGTTTTCCTCCAATATCTTTTATTCCTGGCTTGAGGGATCAAGCTTGCGATGCTTATATTAAAAGAGTGGTGGCACTCCCAGGGGAAATTGTAAGTGTAAACACTAAGGGTGAATTAATAATAAATAATAAATTAATCTCTGAACCTTATCTCTCTTATAAGTGCTCATTATCCCTCTTTAACAATTGTGGTAAATTTGAAAATATTAGAGTTCCAGAAGATCATTTTTTAGTTTTAGGCGATAATAGGGCAAATAGCTGGGATGGAAGATATTGGCCTGGAAGTAAATTTCTTCATAAAAAGGAGATAATTGGTAGAGCATATTTCAGGTTTTGGCCTCTTAGTCAAGTTGGCTTTTTTAATAAATAA